In Haloarchaeobius salinus, the sequence GCGGACACGGACGAACTGGAGCCGGTCGCCGTGACCGACGCCACGGCGACCGAGCTGGCGGAGCGACTGGCGTTCCCGGGCGAGAACGGCCCCGCCTGGGACGCCTACACCACGGGCGAGGTGCAGTGGTATCCCGACATCGCCACGGAGTCGGTGACCGTCGAGTCCCACGCGGACATCCGGTCGCTGCTCGTCCTCCCGCTCGGGGAGTACGGGACGCTCGTGCTCGCGTCGCCGACGCCCGACGACTTCGCGGAGACCGACCACAACCTCGCGCGCATCCTCGCGGCGAACCTGCAGTCGGCACTCGACCGCGCCGACCGCGAGCTGGCGGTCCGCGAGCGCGAGCGCGAACTCCGCGAGCAGAACGCCCGGCTGGAGGAGTTCACGAACATCGTCAGCCACGACCTGCGGAACCCACTCGCCGTCGTCCGTGGGCAGCTCGAGCTCGCGCGCGAGACCGGGTCCGACGAGCACTTCGACCGTGCGGAGGCGTCGCTGACGCGGATCGAAAACCTCGTCTCGGATATGCTCACGCTCGCCAAACAGGGGATGGTCGTCGGCGAGACCGAGGCGCTCTACCTCGAGGTCGTCGCCCGGCGCGCCTGGGGCGCGGTCGAGACCGACGGGGCCGACCTCGCGGTCGACGGCGACCTCGGGCTGGTCGCCGACCGGGGGCGACTCCAGCAGCTCCTCGAGAACCTGTTCGCCAACGCGGTCGAGCACGGGTCGGGAGACGACCCGTCATCCGACGGCACGGTCAGCATCACCGTCGGCGAACTCGACGGCGCGTCGGGCTTCTACGTCACCGACGACGGCCACGGCATCCCCGCCGCCGAGCGTGATTCGGTGTTCGAGCCCGGATTCAGCACCGACGACCAGGGTACTGGCTTCGGGCTGGCCATCGTCCAGCAGATCGCCAGCGCCCACGGCTGGTCGGTCGACGTCACCGCGAGCGACGCCGGCGGTGCCCGGTTCGAGTTCACCGATGTCGAACTGACCGGGTGAACGAGTCACGCCGACCGAACGCTTTTCGGCGGGCCCGCCGACGATCAATCCATGTCAGAGCACGTCCTCCGCCCGGCCGAGCGGGCGGACGTTCCGGGTGTCCAGCGCGTCGCCCGCGCCGGCTGGCACGCCGCCTACGACGACGTCATGGACCCCGACACCGTCGACGACTGCATCGACGACTGGTACGACGCCGAGACGCTCGTCGAGGCCATCGAAGACGACGACGTCGACTACCTCGTCGCCACGGTCGACGACCGGGTCGTCGGCTACGCGTCGGTCGGCCCGACGGGGGACGACCACCCCGCGTCGGTCGCCGGGCTGTACAGCATCTACGTTCACCCCCGCTGCTGGGGGCAGGGCATCGGGACGTCGCTGTTCGAGCGCTGTGTGACCCGGCTCCGCGAGCGCGGCTTCGAGCGGCTCGTCCTCCGGGTCATCGCCGATAACGACGTCGGCATCTCGTTCTACCGGCGTCACGGCTTCGAGCGGACCGGGGAGGAGACGGTCGAGCTGAAGGGCCAGCCCCTCACGGAGTGCGAGTTCGCCCGCGACCTCTAGAGCAGCTGCATCGTCGTCGTCGTCGTATCGGTCGCGAGCAGCAGGTCGAACGGCTCGTCACCCGGCGCGTTCGCCGGCTCGAGGTAGCCCACGGCGAACGCCGAGTACGCCGTCCCGCCCTCGAGGTCGACGTCGAACGTCGCGACCGGATCGCCCCCGCTCGCGGGCCGCACCTCGAGTGTGTACGACCCCGCGGGGACCGTCGTGTAGTCCGTCTGCTCGCCGTAGCCGAGGTTCTCGAACAGCGCGTCACCGCTCGACGCGACCGTCACCGTGACCGGCGGGGCGTCCGGGGACGCGTGGAACAGGCCCACCGCCGCCTCGTCCGAACCGACCGACGGCGGTGCATCCTCGAGTACGCCGACCGCGAACTCGTCAGCCGTGAGGTTCCCGAACGCGACCACGGTGTAGCTCGTGTCCGCCTGGACCGTCACCGTGCTATCGAACACGACGGTGCTCTCGTCGCCCGCCGCAGTGATGCGGACCGCCCGTTCGCCCGCCGGTGCCGTCTGGTAGTCGCTGATAGTTCCGAACGACACATCGGTCAGCATCGCCTCGCCGTCGACGTACACGTCCACGGCCGGCGCGTCCGGTGACGCGTGGACGGCCCGCAGCCGTCCCGAACCGCCGGTCGTCGTCGTCTGCTCCTCGGTGGTCCCCTGTTCGGTCGTCCCCTCCGTCGTCTGTTCCGTCGTGCCATTGGCCGTCCCCTCCGTCGTCTGCATCCCGCCATCTGTCGTGCCCGCGGTCGTCCCCATCGGCCCGGTCGTCGTGCCGTTCCCGGTCCCGTTGCTGCCACCATCGCCCGTGTCCGCACAGCCCGCCAGGGCCGCTGTCGCGAGTCCAGCCGTCAGCTGAAGGACGCGTCGCCGTCGGAGGCCATCTGGTTTCATACGGACCAAACCGTCGGGAGATGGACGTGTAAGTCTGGTTCCGGGTTCACCGGCAGTTAGGGACCAGTAGGCGGCGGGACGTCGTGCCTTCTGCAACCGACTCCCGACTGCTGGGTACCCGCTGGTGATTCGAAATCCTTTTTTAGTGCATCCACCGAAGTCAGAGTGCGCGCCGCCTTAGCTCAGACTGGGAGAGCACTCGACTGAAGATCGAGCTGTCCCCGGTTCAAATCCGGGAGGCGGCATACGAATTTCGCGTCGATTTTCCCCGAGCCTTCTCGCTCACCTGAACTCGAACTGTTCCTTTTCCGCGAGCGCGGCGACCGAGTAGCTACAAGATCCGGCCGGGGTCGTCTTTCGGAAGTTCACGATCCAGGTGGCGACACCTCTCTGTGGCTGTCACTCTCGGCGGATGGCGTGGAGGAATCGAGAAGGAGCTCGGATGCTCACGCGGACGCTTCGAGACAGTTCTCGTGGACGGTCTCGTTGTTTTCGTTCGGCGTTCGGGCTTGTCCCGTGACGATGGGTTCCTCGCAGATCGCACAGCGCAGCTTTTCGGTCTCGCTCGTTGGTTCGGTGCCGAGGCTCTCCGAGAAGTTTTCCTTCACGTCGCCGGATCCGGTCGACGCGCTGTATCCGAGCGCAACGGCACCGATTCCCGCCAGCACGCCGCGTGGTCGCTTGCCCTTCCGGAGCGACCAGAGGGCGAATACTGCCAGGCCGGCGGCGAAGAGTTTGCGAGCGAGCCCGTCGCGATCGTCGAGGTTCTCTGTCAGCTCCATACTCTCGTTTCGTGCTCCGTACCCTTGTACTCGTCCGTGCCTCGGGATGAGATCGGATGGCGCCACCTGAGAGCGGCCGGTTACCCCGGCAGTAGTCCAGCCGTCGGGTTCGGTGCTGTCTCCACGTGTCGCGTTCCGTGGTCGAGCGTCGGTGGCGGCGAAGTGTTCGAACGGACAGCAGGGGACGGTACGCTACCGCCGCGTCGAAGACGGAATGGCGTCGGAGAGGTCCGGTCAATGGGTGCGGTCGCCGGCGACGAACTCCTCGGCCGTCCGATCGCCGGCGGCGAATTCGGCCGCTCGAGCGTCGATTGCGTCGGACTCGAGGGCGTCGTGAGAGACGAGCAAGCGCTCGAGGGCGGTGTGCCACTGGTCATAGTAGATGCGTTCGGTCGTGGCGGCGGTTTCGCTCGTTTCGCTTCTGGCTCCGGTTCCGGTGCCGGGACCGTCTCGCTCGCGGTCGCCGTCGGTGGCGTAGGCGTCGGTCGGCGTCGCCTCGACGGCATCGATCAAGCGTCGCTGGAACGCCGACCAATCGAATCCGTCGCCCTCGTCGTACAGGGCGACGGTCACGCCGAAGGCTCGGGCCTGCCACGGTTCCGAGAACGTCGGCTCCGCGTCGACGCCGAGCAGGTCCGCGAAGGCGCTGGTGGGGTCGGCGTGTCCGCCGTCGGCGGCTGGTCCCGAGGTCGCGTCCGCGCCCCCGTCCGCCGAGCCGTGACCGGCGAGTCGCTCGACGCCGATCATCGCGTCGCGGGTGACGAGTTCCGCGAGTTCGTCTTCGTCGTAGCCGCCCGTTCCCTCGGGGCGTCTCGGGAGCACCATGTACCTGATCTCGGAGCTGGAGTCCCAGACGTCGACGTCGATCCCGTCGTCGAGTTCGAGCCCGAACTCCTCGAGGACGGCTCGCGGCTCCCGGACCATTCGCGATCGATAGGACGGCGTCTTGTACCACGTCGGCGGCAGCCCGAGTAGCGACCACGGATAGCACGAACACAGCGTGCAGACGACGGCGTTGTGGACGTCTTCGGTGTTCTTCTTCACGTCGATGTGCTGGACGCCGACGTCGAAATCGAACGCCTCGAGTGCAGCGGGGGCGTCCTCGAGGAGTCGCTCCTCGAAGTCGGGATCGGTCCACGCCCGGGCGACGACGCGAGCCCCGTTCTTCGGGCCGATATCGCGTTCGTAGGAGGCGATCGCCTCGTCGATCGCGTCGGTCGAGACGAGCCCCTTCTCGACGAGCAGCGACTGGATCGCTCGAACGCGGGGCCGTGGATCGGCCGCGGTTTCGTCGTTTTGGTGGTGGTCGTCGTGGTGGTGATGGTCGTCGTGCTGGTCGTGACTGTGTTCGTTTTCGTGAGCGTGGTCGTCGTCGTCGTGGCTGTGCCCGTGCTCGTCGGTCATCGTTCCGCCTCCGCGGGTCGCAGATACGGTTCCCAGAGATCGACGTGGATCGTGTCGTCGGGGTCCTCGGCGTCGGGACCCCACACCTCGGCGGCGTCGAAGGCGACGGTGTACAGCGGCTCGTCTCGTTCCTCGCCGTGGGCGTTGGCGTCCGGGAAGACGTGGTTTCCGTGGACGGTTCGGATCTCGCCGGTCGTTCGCCGGACGTACCGAGGGCAGCGCGTGTGTCCCTCGGGGTGGTCGTTGCGCACGCGAACCGCGTCTCCTACGCCGAACCGGGGCTCGTCGTTCGGCCGATCGAACGACGCCGGCCGCTCGAACGCCGCTCTCACTCGCTCGGCGAGGTCGGGATCCTGCCGTTCGGGGACCAGTTCCCCGGGGTCCTCGAGGTCGCGAGCCCGCTGGTGGGCGGCCTCGATCTCGTCCTCGGTGAGGTGGCCCTTCTCCACGAGGTTCCGCTCGAGGCTCGCCAGCCAGCGTTCGAAGTACGACGCCGCGAGGTAGTCCACCGGATCCATCCGCTCGATTCCGTAGCGACTCTCGTCGATGTTGTAGATGCCCTGCGGTCGTATCGCGCGCACTAACGCGAAGACGACCCGTTCCCAGTCCGCGTGGAACTGGGCCTCATCGTCGACGGGGACAGCCCCGAATCCGTGCATCCCGCCCATGTCGTGGATGCCGTTCACGCGAATCGCATTCGCCGCGTTCGCGCAAATAGCTTTGGACGATCATGGGCTACGAGGACGAAATTCGCGAGCTCTTGCGGGAGTACTTCACCGAGACTAACCCCGTCCATCGTTCGAGCTGTCCCCTCTCCCTGCGAGCGCAGCGAGCGGGGAAGCGAGACGCCAGTCTCGCGTTTTTCAAATCCGGCGGCGTCACGTATCGGACGTCGGTCTCGTTCAGCAGGGCGTGAAATCCGGATCGGTACCTGTACGGGATGAGAATCAGGGCTGGTAGCGTGGGGGTTAGACGATGTCGAGGGTGATTGCGAGGTCCACGGCGGCGTTTTTCACGTGGTCGTTGTCTTCGGATTGTCGGTTCGATTGGACGGCGACGACGACGTCGTCTTCGGGGAAGACCATGAGGGAGGCGTTCCCACCGGTATTGCTCCCGTCGTGCCCGACCCTGTCTATCCCCCAGAGGGTATCGGTGTGCCACCCGAGGGCTCGCTGTGGCTCCACGTCGGGATTGTACGGCTCCCACATCTCGTCGCGACTACTCTCCTCTAGTATCTGGTTGTCGAGGACGAGTTGCCCGAGGCGGGCGAGGTCGGTGACGTGGGATTCGAGACCGGCACCGAGGACCGACCAGCTGTTGCTGTCGACGTACTCCCAGGCGTCGTCGTCGGGGCCGGGGTCGCCCTCTTCGAGGGCGACGTTCTTCGCCCAGGCGACGTAGTCGTCGTCGTCCTCGCCGGGATAGGTCTGATCGACGTCGTCGTCGAACTCGTAGATCCGGGCTCGATGCGGGTCGTCCTCGCGGCGGTCCTCTCGCCGGAGGGAGTGGAGGTCGAATGGTTCGCTGAGTTCCTCGCGAACGAGGTCGTCGACGACCGTCCCGGTCGCTTCCTCGTACGCCGCGCCGAGTAGCGTGTAGCCGGCCGTACTGTACCGGTACGCCTCGCCAGCAACGCACTCGCTCGCGTCTGGCCCGAGATCGATGTCGTCCTCGTCTACTTCGCCGAACTCCAGTGACTTCTCGTCCTCGCCGTCACCGTCCTCGTCCAGCTCGACGGGTTCTTCGATGAGTTCCTCGTCCCAGTAGTCGAATGCTTCGGCGGCGTCGACCGCCGACTCGTAGTGATCGTACTCGCCAGTGGTCACTGTGGACTCGGCGTAGTGCGGGATACAGCCGTGGTGCGCGAGCAAGTCCGCGAGCGTGTGCTCGTGTGCGTCGCCGAGCGGGAGGTAGTCGCTCGTTTCGTCCGCCGTGAGGTCGACGTCACCGGCTTCCTGCAGGCGGAATCCGAGGAGTCCCCCGATCGGCTTGCTGACCGACGCGAGCCGATAACGCGTGCGGGCGTCGGCCGGGCGCTGCTCGTCGATGTCGCGGTAGCCGAACCCGCGCCGGTAGACGTTCACGCCGTCCTGGTAGATGGCTGCGCTGATGCTCGGGAGGTCGTGGTCGGTGATGAAGTCGAGCAGTTCGTCGTCGGCGTCCGCTCGATCCGCCCAGCTGGGGCGCATCGAGTTTTGGCGCCACGCGGCCGCGTGACTTCCTGCACCGCCGACCGCGTCGACGAGGGACAGACTCACGGGTCGGTAGCCTCGATCGTGCATCTCCCGGACCGTGTCGCTGTACGCCGTTCTCGTGAGGTCGACGTGCGCGTCCCACGCGCGACCGTCGCCGTCGTCGGTGCCGTCCTGACTGCCCTGGAACGCGTTCCGGTCGGTGTTCTCCACCCAGATGGCCGCGACCGCGCACGTCCCGTCGTTGGCGTACACCGAGACGTCGACGAGCCGGTAGCCCTCGCTTCGTTTCGAGTCGTTCGCGGACTCGAACTCGTCGACGGTCATGTCGCGTGCGAGCTCCCACTCGCGGTCGTCGACGTTCTCGACCCACGCCCAGGCGTACTTGACTTCCTCCGCCCACTCGTCCCAGTATCCCTCGACGTCGACGGGCACGAGGGCGGGGTCGAGCTGGGTTTCGTAGTTCGCGGCCATCTCGTCGAACTGCCCGTCGAGGACGACCTGTGACGACCGCCACTCGAACTCGTCGGGGTTCTCGAGCCAGATGCCGCCGTAGCATCGACCGTCGTCGCCCACGGTCTCGTCGGGGAGGAAGTACTGTACCTGGTCGACGAGGCGGTAGTCGGCTTCGAGGTCGTCGTTGACTCCCTCGAACTCGTCGTACGCGAGATCCCAGTGTGCTTCCCAGTCGAAGTGCTCTGAGAACTCCACGTGTCTGACGTTCTCGTGCCAGACGCCGTAGTAGTCCCTGGTGGTCGTATCGACGCCGAGTTCCACCAGCATGAGTCCGTCCGCTCGGGCGTCGTCGTTCATCTGCTCGAATCGTTCGCTGGTCGTGGCCCGATCGGCGACCCAGTCGACGGATTCGGGATCGAGGAGCGGGGTTTCGGCTTCGTTGGCTATCTCCTCGACGGCGTCGAGCCCGGACTGGATCGAACAGCCGGCCGTCGCAGTCACCCCGGCTAGTACACTCGACGTCTTCAGGACGTCCCGCCGCGAGAGCCCGGAACCGATCCGGCTCCCGTCGGCGTCTCGTTCGTGCATACCGTCACTCCTCGAGGCGATATCTACCCGGATCGGTCCTCGATCGCTGTCCCCCGCTCCCCGCGGTTCGTAACGGATTCATCTAGCCATAAAACATTCTCATGTGACAAGTAGATTTGCCCCAGTGGCGGTGGCGGCCGTCCGATACGGGGAGGAGTCGGGGGGATTGGTCCGCGGTGCTCTTCCGTCCCGAGCAAAGCGGCTTCCAGGGGACGGGCGTGAAGCGGGGAGTCGTGGAGACGAACACCGGATGGTCGTCGACGACTCGCGGGAGACCCACCAGAGCACGGGCGGTCGTTCGTGACCGAGACGTTCGGTCGAGCCGGACCCCGGACCGCGTCTCAGGCGACGGCTTCCGGCACGTCCAGCGGCTCCGCATCGCGCCGGTACTTGCGGTACAGTTCGGCAGCCCACTCGCGGGCGTCGGGGTCGTCGGTCACCACGGAGGCGACGGGCAGGGAGGTCTCGCTGTCGAAGCCGCCGACGATGACAACGTCGTCGATGATGCCCATGGTGAACGGGAGGCCGGGGTGGGTGTAGAGCGACGGTGCCTCGGCGCTGGCGATGGTGTCGAACGCCTCTTCGGACGCGTTCTGGTCGGCTTCGAGTGCCAGCGGCGTACAGATGGACTCGAAGTCGACGTCGTTCCGGGCGTGCTCGACGCCCAGCTTGGTGACCGCGGGCGGGCAGCCGGCGACGACCAGGGTCCGGCAGCGGTCGAACGACTCGAAGTGTTCGAGCCAGGGTTCGACCGGGGCGCTCGGGTTCTGTGGCGTGGCGACGGCGAGTTCGGCATCGGCGAAGCGGTGGATGTTTCGCGTGAGTTCCGGTGCGGAGAGCTGGGAGAGCAGGGGTTGCAGCCGGTCGATGGCGGCCATGGAGCGCTCGAACCGTTCGGCGGCATCGATGGCGGCACAGCCCGCTCCGGTCGCGCGGTAGCCCGTCGGCGTCTGTTCGAGCAGTCCCTCCTCGGTGAGCGCGGAGGTCCGGCGGTAGGCCGTCGCGCGGGAGATGTCGAGTTCGTCCTGCAGGGTCGACCGGTCCACCGACCGGTCGCGGGTCGCTTCGAGCACCGGGACCCGGTTCAGCACCGTCAGATACTCGTGTTCGTGTTGGTTCATGTGAAATTCTCGAAGTTACGGGTGGTAAGCGTTTCGGCAGAATCTCACGGGGTGAAACATCGTCTCACTCGATGCCTATAATCCGGGGTCGGCCCTCACCGTCTACATGGATGCGACAGGGACGACGGGAGCTGCCGGCTCCGGCCGGCAGCGGCGACCTGCAGGGAGGAGGATTGCGTGACGACGAATCCAGGGGGGAGATGGGGGGTGGTCACGTTCTCGTTGCTGCTGGTTGCGTCGATGCTCGCGGCCGCGTCCGTCGGCGTCGTCGGCGTCGCTGGCGCATCCGACAGCTCGCCGGCACCGGACTGTAGTACGGTCTCGTGGACGACACAGACCGTCTCTGGGGAGACGTACTACGAGGTCGACAGCCTGGAGACGCTCCAGTGCATCGAGAGCCAGGGGCTCGACAGCAACTACATCCTGACCGACAGTATCGACGCGAGCGAGACCGCGACCTGGAACGGCGGGAGCGGGTTCGACCCGATCGGGGACAAGAACAACGAGTTCACCGGGACCTTCGACGGCAACGATCACACGATCTCGGGACTGACCATCGACCGGGGTGGGACGTACTCCGTTGGCCTGTTCAGTGAGGTTGGGTCGGGCGGAACGATCACGGCGGTTGGTCTCGAAGGCGGATCCGTTACCGGCGCGAGACGGACCGGACAGCTCGCCGGGTTCAACGATGGGACGGTCGAGGACTCCCACGCGACTGGCGAAGTCTCCGGGACCGAGCGGGTCGGCGGCCTGGTGGGCCGAAACGATGGGACGATTCGTCGCTCCTACACGAGCGGGGAACCCACTCGCGGTACCGATTGGGTCGGCGGACTGGTCGGTTTCAATCGGGGGACGGTCAATCGCTCCTTCGCTGCACGCGCCGTCGTCGGAGAGGGGGGCAGTTTCGATGGCGCGTCTGCTGGCGGACTCGTCGGCGTCGTCTCCACGGGAACGATCGAGGATTCCTACGCCACTGGCACGGTAACTGCAAGCTGGTTCGTCGGTGGACTGCTCGGGTCGTACCAGGCGGACGACGGGGGAACGACTCGGCGCTCCTACGCCACTGGAGCCCTCAGTATCGGCGACGAGAGCCAGGGGATCGGTGGAATCGTCGGTGGTTCCGCTGTTAGTGATACCACCGTGGAAAACGCCTACTGGGACGTGGGAACGACGAACGAGGCGAGCGTCAGTGGGCAGTCGATCGAAACTGTGACCGGCGTCAGCGGCTTCGGGTCGACGGCGGACACCGCCCCCGCTCCCGAGATGCAGGGCGCGAGCGCGGAGACGAACCTGCCCGGTCTCGACTTCACGAGCACGTGGGAGACGGTCGAGAGCGAGGACCCGGACGCGGCGATGGACGGCTATCCGATACTGCGGGGGGTCAACCGGACGGTCCAGCTGCGAGCCCAGGGCAACACGCCGGACACTGCTCCGACGGCGACGGACTGCGCCGGCCTCTCCTGGACGACTCGGGAGATCTCGGGCGCGACGTACCACGAGGTCGACAGCCTGTACAAACTCCAGTGTATCGAGCAGCAGGGACTGGGGAACGACTACGTGCTGACCGGAGACATCGACGCGGGTCCGACGGCCGGATGGAACGGCGGCAGCGGCTTCGAGCCGCTCGGTGACTCCGATACCGGATTCACGGGCACCTTCGACGGCGACGGCTACACGATCTCGGGACTCACCATCGACCGACCGGGGGCGGAGGAGGTCGGTCTGTTCGGTTACGTCGGTTCGGCGGGGACGATAGCGAACGTCACGCTTGAGGGCGGTAACGTCACCGGACAGTTCCGGGTCGGACAGCTAGTCGGGCTTAATTACGGGACGATCAAAGATTCTGCTGCTACAGGTCCCACCAACGGGAACAAGTACGTTGGCGGACTGGTCGGCCGGAACGATGGCACGATTCGTCGCTCCTCGGCCACTGGGCAAAGTACCAGTGAGAACAGTAGGGCTGGCGGGCTAGTTGGCCAAAGCTTCGGAACGGTCGACCGTTCCTACGCCACTGGAGACGTCGACGCAGACACGCTTGCTGGCGGGCTGGTCGGCCACAACGAGGGGACGATAGCGGATTCCTACGCCACCGGAACGGTCACCGCAGGGTACACTGCCGGTGGGCTGGTCGGGAAGAACACCGGTGCGGATCCTAGTGGTATTGGTCTCGGGACAGTCAGGCGCTCCTACGCCACCGGGACCGTCACTGCCACTGAAGGCGACGCGGAGGCCGGTGGGTTGGCTGGTCGCAACGAGCGACCGGACGGCGACGGCACTATCGAGAACTCCTACTGGGACGTGGGAACGACGGGTCAGGAACGCGCGGGCGGAGACGGTGGTATCCTGACCGACAACGCTGGTTTCGGTTCGGTGGGCGATAGCACCCCGGCGGCGAACGCCACGGGCGACGCCGTCTACGACAGCATGCCCGCGCTGGACTTCGACGCGACGTGGACCGTCACCAGCGACTATCCCCGCCTCCAGTGGGAGGGCGTCGACGTACTCGCCGTCGAGTCGCTCGGTGCCACGGACCCGGCAGTCGGGGAGAACGGGACCGGGAGCATCACGGTGACGGCGACGGACAGCGAGGGGGGTGCCGTCGAGGGCGCGACCATCGAGGTGACGAACGCCGACGGTCTCCCGGGACTCTCCGGCGAGGCGGTCACCGACGCGAACGGGCAGGCGACGTTCCCGTTCACCGCGGGGATGCCGGACGACCACGCCCCGGAGTTCGCCTGGAAGTACGACGACGAAGTCGGCGAGACCGTCGCGACGCCGTCGTCCGTCACCGTCCTCGACGCGCCGGACGTCGACTCTATCACGCGGACCAGTGCGAGTCCGACCAGCGCCGACAGCGTCGACTTCGACGTGACGTTCTCCGAGAGCGTCGTCGGTGTCACCGCGGACGACTTCGTCGCGACGCAGGCGGGCGGTGACGTGTCCGGGACCGTCTCGGCCGTAACTGGGTCCGGGAGCACGTACACCGTCACCGTCGACTCCATCATCGGCGACGGCGACCTCCGTCTCGACGTGACCGACGACGACAGCATCACGAGCGACGGGACCGGCGTCGAACTGGGCGGTGTGGGAACGACCGGGGCGGGCGACGGTGGGTTCACCGGCGGCGAGACGGTCGCCATCGACAATACGGCCCCGACCGCGGACGCTGGTTCCGACCGGACCGTCGACGAGGGAACGACGGTGACGTTCGATGCCTCGAACTCCTCGGACGACGACGCGATCGCGGCCTTCGAGTGGGCCTTCGGCGACGGCTCGGCGAACGCGACCGGCGCGACGCCGACGCACACGTACGACGACGCCGGCGACTACACGGTCACCCTGGCCGTCACCGACGCGAGCGGCAACACCGCCACCGAGACGGTGACCGTGGCGGTCCAGCGGGACGACGACGGCGCTGCCCCGGACGACTGGAACGCCATCCCGACCGCGAACGCCGACTCGTACAGCCTGTCGGCGGGGGCGCGCCTCGACGTGGCGACCGGGGATGGACTGCTGGCGAACGACAGCGACCTCGACGGCGCGGTGAGCGACCTCACCGTCTCGGTCGTGGACGGACCGACCGACGGCTCGCTCGACCTCGGCTCCGATGGGTCGTTCACGTACACGCCCGACGACGGCTTCACCGGCACGGACGTGTTCACCTACGCGGTCGCCGACCTGGAGGGCGCGACCGACAGTGCGACGGTCACACTCGTCGTCGACGATGGTGT encodes:
- a CDS encoding hybrid sensor histidine kinase/response regulator, whose translation is MTDPIRVLHVDDEPAFLALTSEFLARELDAVEVETATSATEALDRLDAFDPDCVVSDYQMPEMDGLELLEAVRERRPELPFVLFTGHGSEQIASDAISAGVTDYLQKGSANEQFQLLANRIRNAVEAHRTQAAFEESERMFSTLISNLPGMVYRCRNAPQWPMEFVSQGCLDLTGYQPAVLERGEVVWGEDVLHPEDQEMAWGTVQSALEDEESFEVTYRIRRRDGAVRWMWEQGRGVYGDGGELLALEGFITDVTERVRYEHRLDALNEVLGRLLETADRHECAWVAVEAACDSLEFPIASVRLYDADTDELEPVAVTDATATELAERLAFPGENGPAWDAYTTGEVQWYPDIATESVTVESHADIRSLLVLPLGEYGTLVLASPTPDDFAETDHNLARILAANLQSALDRADRELAVRERERELREQNARLEEFTNIVSHDLRNPLAVVRGQLELARETGSDEHFDRAEASLTRIENLVSDMLTLAKQGMVVGETEALYLEVVARRAWGAVETDGADLAVDGDLGLVADRGRLQQLLENLFANAVEHGSGDDPSSDGTVSITVGELDGASGFYVTDDGHGIPAAERDSVFEPGFSTDDQGTGFGLAIVQQIASAHGWSVDVTASDAGGARFEFTDVELTG
- a CDS encoding GNAT family N-acetyltransferase, coding for MSEHVLRPAERADVPGVQRVARAGWHAAYDDVMDPDTVDDCIDDWYDAETLVEAIEDDDVDYLVATVDDRVVGYASVGPTGDDHPASVAGLYSIYVHPRCWGQGIGTSLFERCVTRLRERGFERLVLRVIADNDVGISFYRRHGFERTGEETVELKGQPLTECEFARDL
- a CDS encoding DUF4397 domain-containing protein; the protein is MKPDGLRRRRVLQLTAGLATAALAGCADTGDGGSNGTGNGTTTGPMGTTAGTTDGGMQTTEGTANGTTEQTTEGTTEQGTTEEQTTTTGGSGRLRAVHASPDAPAVDVYVDGEAMLTDVSFGTISDYQTAPAGERAVRITAAGDESTVVFDSTVTVQADTSYTVVAFGNLTADEFAVGVLEDAPPSVGSDEAAVGLFHASPDAPPVTVTVASSGDALFENLGYGEQTDYTTVPAGSYTLEVRPASGGDPVATFDVDLEGGTAYSAFAVGYLEPANAPGDEPFDLLLATDTTTTTMQLL
- a CDS encoding DUF2892 domain-containing protein; this translates as MELTENLDDRDGLARKLFAAGLAVFALWSLRKGKRPRGVLAGIGAVALGYSASTGSGDVKENFSESLGTEPTSETEKLRCAICEEPIVTGQARTPNENNETVHENCLEASA
- the nthA gene encoding nitrile hydratase subunit alpha, whose translation is MTDEHGHSHDDDDHAHENEHSHDQHDDHHHHDDHHQNDETAADPRPRVRAIQSLLVEKGLVSTDAIDEAIASYERDIGPKNGARVVARAWTDPDFEERLLEDAPAALEAFDFDVGVQHIDVKKNTEDVHNAVVCTLCSCYPWSLLGLPPTWYKTPSYRSRMVREPRAVLEEFGLELDDGIDVDVWDSSSEIRYMVLPRRPEGTGGYDEDELAELVTRDAMIGVERLAGHGSADGGADATSGPAADGGHADPTSAFADLLGVDAEPTFSEPWQARAFGVTVALYDEGDGFDWSAFQRRLIDAVEATPTDAYATDGDRERDGPGTGTGARSETSETAATTERIYYDQWHTALERLLVSHDALESDAIDARAAEFAAGDRTAEEFVAGDRTH
- the nthB gene encoding nitrile hydratase subunit beta gives rise to the protein MNGIHDMGGMHGFGAVPVDDEAQFHADWERVVFALVRAIRPQGIYNIDESRYGIERMDPVDYLAASYFERWLASLERNLVEKGHLTEDEIEAAHQRARDLEDPGELVPERQDPDLAERVRAAFERPASFDRPNDEPRFGVGDAVRVRNDHPEGHTRCPRYVRRTTGEIRTVHGNHVFPDANAHGEERDEPLYTVAFDAAEVWGPDAEDPDDTIHVDLWEPYLRPAEAER
- a CDS encoding serine hydrolase, with protein sequence MHERDADGSRIGSGLSRRDVLKTSSVLAGVTATAGCSIQSGLDAVEEIANEAETPLLDPESVDWVADRATTSERFEQMNDDARADGLMLVELGVDTTTRDYYGVWHENVRHVEFSEHFDWEAHWDLAYDEFEGVNDDLEADYRLVDQVQYFLPDETVGDDGRCYGGIWLENPDEFEWRSSQVVLDGQFDEMAANYETQLDPALVPVDVEGYWDEWAEEVKYAWAWVENVDDREWELARDMTVDEFESANDSKRSEGYRLVDVSVYANDGTCAVAAIWVENTDRNAFQGSQDGTDDGDGRAWDAHVDLTRTAYSDTVREMHDRGYRPVSLSLVDAVGGAGSHAAAWRQNSMRPSWADRADADDELLDFITDHDLPSISAAIYQDGVNVYRRGFGYRDIDEQRPADARTRYRLASVSKPIGGLLGFRLQEAGDVDLTADETSDYLPLGDAHEHTLADLLAHHGCIPHYAESTVTTGEYDHYESAVDAAEAFDYWDEELIEEPVELDEDGDGEDEKSLEFGEVDEDDIDLGPDASECVAGEAYRYSTAGYTLLGAAYEEATGTVVDDLVREELSEPFDLHSLRREDRREDDPHRARIYEFDDDVDQTYPGEDDDDYVAWAKNVALEEGDPGPDDDAWEYVDSNSWSVLGAGLESHVTDLARLGQLVLDNQILEESSRDEMWEPYNPDVEPQRALGWHTDTLWGIDRVGHDGSNTGGNASLMVFPEDDVVVAVQSNRQSEDNDHVKNAAVDLAITLDIV
- a CDS encoding helix-turn-helix transcriptional regulator → MNQHEHEYLTVLNRVPVLEATRDRSVDRSTLQDELDISRATAYRRTSALTEEGLLEQTPTGYRATGAGCAAIDAAERFERSMAAIDRLQPLLSQLSAPELTRNIHRFADAELAVATPQNPSAPVEPWLEHFESFDRCRTLVVAGCPPAVTKLGVEHARNDVDFESICTPLALEADQNASEEAFDTIASAEAPSLYTHPGLPFTMGIIDDVVIVGGFDSETSLPVASVVTDDPDAREWAAELYRKYRRDAEPLDVPEAVA